Proteins encoded together in one Procambarus clarkii isolate CNS0578487 chromosome 71, FALCON_Pclarkii_2.0, whole genome shotgun sequence window:
- the LOC138356195 gene encoding piggyBac transposable element-derived protein 4-like — MRMYWQTNQMWHCRFFNLFMSSARFQHISKFFHMYNKKGVPVNNSDRLIKVRPLMDYFSEKFASIYIPKKELILDEGTMVWRGHLSFKVYNPNKPDKYGVKFYMLAEGTSGYIYKFDVHCGIGKTTVETMMGLMAPLVNKGYHLYMDNYYNSVSLTEQLREVGVYTCGTLRLQRGAPKDLQQVVKGKMATDTTLYMLKDNTFVIVWKDKRPVSVITNIHNADTTQAQRRKRVRKRDGRTGVEISGRGSAKRREAEGVDLPSHPTSPKNLPSSQRTSTTS; from the exons ATGAGGATGTACTGGCAGACGAATCAGATGTGGCATTGTCGCTTCTTCAACTTGTTTATGTCGTCTGCTCGGTTCCAACACATTTCTAAGTTCTTCCACATGTATAACAAAAAAGGCGTTCCAGTGAATAATAGTGACCGACTGATAAAAGTGAGACCACTAATGGACTATTTTTCAGAAAAATTTGCATCTATATATATCCCAAAAAAAGAATTGATTCTCGATGAGGGTACAATGGTATGGCGCGGCCACCTCTCTTTCAAGGTCTACAATCCCAACAAGCCTGATAAATATGGTGTAAAATTTTATATGTTGGCCGAAGGGACATCAGGCTACATATATAAATTTGATGTGCATTGTGGAATTGGAAAAACGACAGTGGAAACCATGATGGGGTTGATGGCGCCCCTAGTCAACAAGGGTTATCATCTGTATATGGATAACTACTATAACTCGGTAAGCCTAACAGAACAATTACGTGAAGTGGGTGTTTACACATGTGGCACACTTAGACTCCAACGTGGCGCCCCCAAGGATCTGCAACAAGTGGTAAAGGGTAAAATGGCAACCGACACGACCCTATACATGCTTAAGGATAACACCTTTGTTATAGTTTGGAAGGACAAGCGCCCCGTCTCTGTCATCACCAATATCCACAATGCCGACACTACTCAAGCACAGCGCAGGAAACGCGTTCGTAAACGTGACGGGAGAACTGGAGtagaaatt AGTGGTCGAGGGAGTGCCAAACGACGAGAAGCTGAAGGGGTGGATTTGCCATCACatcccacctcacccaaaaacttgCCAAGCTCTCAGAGGACATCAACGACCTCCTAA